CGTCTGGCAGCCGGGGTTCTCGGAATGATTGGGGCCGGTAAACAGTTATCGGATGCGGCCATGGCAGGCGGGGCAGAGGTTATACATGCAAATTCGCTTCGTGCAGGGATGATGGCCTCCTTGTTCTACTGGCGTCACCGGATCCCTGTGGTCTGGCATCTTCACGATAATCCTCCGGAAGGGCTTGTCGGCAAATTAATCCGGATGTATGCCGCAAGAGCAGCGCAAGCGTTTATAGCGATTTCCGAGCCTGTCATGAAGGGTTTTGGCAGTTCTTCGGGACCCGTTCATCTGATTCATAACGGTGCCGTACTCGGCCATTTCTCCGAGCTGGAGAAAAAGCGATACAGGGTGGACCTTAGACGACAATTAAATACGCCTGCAGGATGCAAGGTAATGGTTATAATCGGACAAATTACGCCGTGGAAGCGGCAGGAGGATGCGATTCGGGCGCTGCATTCCTTAATTCAACAGGGAGAGGAGAGTTATTTATGGATTGTCGGGGAGCCGAAGTTCCGGGAGGAGAACATGCTTTATCTCAAGGAGCTAAAGCGTCTGGCCGACGAATTGAACGTCACGCGGTATATCCGGTTTACAGGTTTTCGAAATGATGTGGATCAGCTATGCTGTGCCGCGGACCTGCTGCTCTTATGTTCCGAGAATGAGCCGTTTGGAAGGGTTATTATTGAAGCAATGGCACAGGGAACGCCGGTCGTTGCTACCGGTGGCGGCGGAGTGGGAGAAATTATCGAGCACGAAAGAAGCGGCTTATTGTACGAGACGGGCAATGTCCCTCAGCTTGTGGACTATATCCGTTCCTTGCTGAACAATGACAGGCTGCGCAAACAGATCAGCATAAATAGCGTTGAACGGGTCAACGGACATTTTTCTATTGAGCAAGCCGCAGCCGTGACGGAACAAGTATACGCTCAAATGATATGGGAGAGAACGGGTAGAGATAAAGGGCTTCAGCAAACCAAGGGGGTGGCGAAATGAATTACCGGATTGCCATTGTACACGATTATTTGAATCAAATGGGCGGAGCGGAGCGGGTTGTTGGCGTTATGCACAAGCTGTTTCCGGACGCTCCGGTCTATACGACGATCGTAGATCGAGAGAAGCTGCTTCCCGATTTGCGCACGGCCGATATCCGAACGACCTGGATGCAGCATATCCCGAATATTTTACGGGACTTTAAGCTGTACTTCTGGCTTTATCCGTTTGCGGTCAGATCTATCGATCTGAAGGGATACGATATCATCGTAAGCTCCAGCAGCGCTTATGCAAAGGGCATCCGGAAGCCGGGCAACGCCGTACATTTATGCTACTGCCACTCACCTATGCGTTTTGCCTGGAACTTTGACGGTTATATCGAAAATGTGAATGTATCGAAGACGCGCCGGACGGTTGCCAAGTGGCTAACCTATCCGCTTCGGCTGTGGGATAAGGCGAATTCGAAGCAGGTGGACCGGCTGATCGCCAATTCGAGCGTGGTAAAGGGGCGGATTTCGAAGTTCTACGGACTTGAT
This region of Paenibacillus sp. JDR-2 genomic DNA includes:
- a CDS encoding glycosyltransferase; the protein is MRIAYYNHTSSVSGAEINLLVTAAHYQRSEVLIMAPEGELLERAREAGLAAIALPSYNARLSRNPLRLAAGVLGMIGAGKQLSDAAMAGGAEVIHANSLRAGMMASLFYWRHRIPVVWHLHDNPPEGLVGKLIRMYAARAAQAFIAISEPVMKGFGSSSGPVHLIHNGAVLGHFSELEKKRYRVDLRRQLNTPAGCKVMVIIGQITPWKRQEDAIRALHSLIQQGEESYLWIVGEPKFREENMLYLKELKRLADELNVTRYIRFTGFRNDVDQLCCAADLLLLCSENEPFGRVIIEAMAQGTPVVATGGGGVGEIIEHERSGLLYETGNVPQLVDYIRSLLNNDRLRKQISINSVERVNGHFSIEQAAAVTEQVYAQMIWERTGRDKGLQQTKGVAK